In one Cronobacter dublinensis subsp. dublinensis LMG 23823 genomic region, the following are encoded:
- a CDS encoding Gfo/Idh/MocA family protein, which translates to MSLRLGVIGAGAIGKEHIRRCTQVLQGATVVAVSDINLDNARAAVTTLGLQAEVYADGQDVIKAQDVDALIVTSWDPTHEAFTLGAIEAGKPVFCEKPLAMTAEGCRRIVDAEMKAGRRLVQVGFMRPYDEGYQALKGVIDSGDIGAPLMLHCAHRNPEVGENYTTDMAITSTLIHELDVLRWLLNDDYTSVQVRFPRATSHTHAQLKDPQIVMLETRKGTLIDVEIFVNCRYGYDIQCEVVGETGIARLPEPSSVQMRKAAKLATTILTDWKDRFIKAYDVELQAFINDVKAGELRGPSAWDGYAASVAADACLKAQESGAQESISLPERPAFYLR; encoded by the coding sequence ATGTCGCTCAGATTAGGCGTAATTGGCGCAGGCGCCATTGGTAAAGAACATATCCGTCGCTGCACTCAGGTGCTGCAAGGCGCAACCGTCGTTGCCGTATCGGACATCAACCTGGACAACGCGCGCGCCGCGGTGACCACGCTTGGCCTGCAAGCGGAAGTGTATGCCGACGGGCAGGATGTGATTAAGGCGCAGGATGTGGACGCGCTGATTGTCACCTCATGGGACCCGACGCACGAAGCGTTTACGCTTGGTGCTATCGAAGCAGGCAAACCGGTGTTCTGCGAAAAGCCGCTCGCCATGACCGCTGAAGGTTGTCGCCGCATTGTCGATGCAGAGATGAAAGCGGGCCGCCGCCTGGTGCAGGTCGGCTTTATGCGCCCTTACGACGAAGGCTACCAGGCGCTCAAAGGCGTTATCGATAGCGGCGACATTGGCGCGCCGCTGATGCTGCACTGCGCGCACCGCAACCCGGAAGTGGGCGAGAACTACACCACCGATATGGCCATCACCAGCACGCTTATCCATGAGCTCGACGTATTGCGCTGGCTGCTGAACGACGACTACACCTCGGTGCAGGTGCGTTTCCCGCGCGCCACGTCGCACACCCACGCGCAGCTCAAAGATCCGCAAATCGTCATGCTGGAGACCCGCAAAGGAACGCTTATCGACGTCGAGATTTTCGTTAACTGCCGCTACGGCTACGACATCCAGTGCGAAGTGGTCGGCGAGACCGGCATTGCCCGTCTGCCGGAGCCGTCGTCGGTGCAGATGCGTAAAGCGGCGAAGCTTGCCACCACGATCCTGACCGACTGGAAAGACCGCTTCATTAAAGCGTATGACGTGGAGCTGCAGGCGTTTATCAATGACGTAAAAGCGGGCGAACTGCGCGGCCCGTCCGCCTGGGACGGCTATGCGGCGTCTGTTGCGGCGGATGCGTGTCTGAAGGCGCAGGAGAGCGGCGCGCAGGAGAGCATCAGCCTGCCGGAGCGCCCGGCGTTTTACCTGCGCTAA
- the iolE gene encoding myo-inosose-2 dehydratase, with product MNKQHVKLAIAPIGWTNDDMPELGSENTFQQTVSEMALAGFTGSEVGSKYPRDPAILKPMLAIRGMEICNAWFSTFFAAGEREKTLDEFVNHMNFLHAMGAKVIGCSEQSGSIQCTTLPVMGADKPCFSEEEWARVTEGYNTLGQLAAEKGMQVCLHHHMGTGIQTAQEIDTFMSRVDASVYLLYDTGHAWYSEGSEAAMLAILEKHLPRINHVHLKDVRPAVIDEVKRDGLSFLAGVRKGTFTVPGDGAIDFRPVFQLLDKHGYRGWMVVEAEQDPALANPFEYAVKARRYIRETAGI from the coding sequence ATGAATAAGCAACACGTGAAGCTGGCCATCGCCCCGATCGGCTGGACAAACGACGATATGCCGGAGCTGGGCAGCGAAAACACCTTCCAGCAGACGGTCAGCGAAATGGCGCTGGCGGGTTTTACCGGCAGCGAAGTCGGCAGCAAATACCCGCGCGATCCGGCCATTCTGAAACCGATGCTGGCTATCCGCGGTATGGAAATCTGCAACGCCTGGTTTAGCACCTTTTTTGCGGCGGGCGAGCGGGAGAAAACCCTCGACGAGTTCGTCAATCACATGAATTTCCTGCATGCGATGGGCGCGAAAGTGATTGGCTGCTCCGAGCAGAGCGGCAGCATTCAGTGCACCACGCTGCCGGTGATGGGGGCGGATAAACCCTGTTTCAGCGAGGAGGAGTGGGCGCGCGTGACGGAGGGCTACAATACGCTTGGACAGCTCGCCGCCGAAAAGGGCATGCAGGTCTGTCTGCATCACCATATGGGCACCGGCATCCAGACCGCGCAGGAGATAGACACGTTTATGTCCCGGGTGGATGCGTCGGTGTATCTGCTCTATGACACCGGACACGCCTGGTATTCCGAAGGCAGCGAAGCGGCCATGCTCGCGATTCTGGAAAAACACCTGCCGCGCATCAATCACGTGCATCTCAAAGACGTGCGCCCGGCCGTGATAGACGAGGTTAAGCGCGACGGGCTGTCGTTCCTGGCGGGCGTCAGGAAGGGCACCTTCACCGTGCCAGGCGACGGGGCTATTGATTTCCGCCCGGTCTTCCAGCTGCTGGATAAGCATGGCTATCGGGGCTGGATGGTGGTGGAGGCCGAGCAGGACCCGGCACTCGCGAATCCCTTTGAATACGCGGTAAAAGCGCGGCGTTATATCCGGGAGACCGCCGGGATCTGA
- a CDS encoding MurR/RpiR family transcriptional regulator, with amino-acid sequence MANNPTQLSILQDEIRRRYDELSKRLKQVARYILDNSNSVAFDTVASIAQQADVPPSTLIRFANAFGFSGFNEMKQMFRQHLMEETANYTERARLFRQTASEETSAPETPAEILSMFTMVNSQALQQLAMQMAPEDLENAVKLLAEAENIYVIGLRRSFSVASYLTYALRHLDRKAFLIDGLGGMFTEQLSLVGPKDVVVAVSFSPYSREVVELVELGAQRKARQIAITDSQVSPLAAFSDVCFVVREAQVDGFRSQVASLCLAQTLAVSLALNNSKNAQQQSA; translated from the coding sequence ATGGCAAATAATCCGACCCAGCTCTCCATCCTTCAGGATGAAATTCGTCGCCGGTATGACGAGCTCAGCAAACGACTAAAACAGGTGGCGCGCTACATTCTCGATAACAGCAACAGCGTGGCGTTCGACACCGTGGCCTCTATCGCCCAGCAGGCGGATGTGCCGCCCTCCACCCTTATCCGCTTCGCCAACGCGTTCGGCTTCAGCGGTTTTAATGAGATGAAGCAGATGTTCAGACAGCATCTGATGGAGGAGACCGCTAACTATACCGAGCGCGCACGCCTGTTCCGCCAGACCGCCAGCGAAGAGACCAGCGCCCCGGAAACGCCGGCGGAAATCCTCAGCATGTTTACGATGGTCAACAGCCAGGCGCTGCAACAGCTGGCGATGCAGATGGCGCCGGAAGATCTGGAAAACGCGGTGAAGCTGCTGGCGGAGGCGGAAAATATTTATGTGATAGGCCTGCGCCGCTCGTTCAGCGTCGCGTCTTACCTCACCTACGCGCTGCGCCATCTCGATCGCAAGGCGTTTCTTATCGACGGGCTGGGCGGCATGTTTACCGAGCAGTTAAGCCTGGTGGGGCCGAAAGATGTGGTGGTGGCGGTCAGCTTCTCGCCTTATTCCCGCGAAGTGGTGGAACTGGTAGAGCTGGGCGCCCAGCGCAAAGCGCGCCAGATTGCGATTACCGACAGCCAGGTAAGCCCGCTCGCCGCCTTCAGCGATGTCTGTTTTGTGGTACGCGAAGCCCAGGTGGACGGCTTCCGCTCGCAGGTGGCCTCGCTCTGTCTCGCCCAGACGCTCGCCGTGTCGCTGGCGCTTAACAACAGTAAAAACGCGCAGCAGCAGAGCGCCTGA
- the iolD gene encoding 3D-(3,5/4)-trihydroxycyclohexane-1,2-dione acylhydrolase (decyclizing): MGKQRLTMAQALVKFLDNQYLEVDGETVKFVKGIFAIFGHGNVLGLGQALEQERGELRLYQGRNEQGMAHAATGFARQSLRRQILACTSSVGPGAANMITAAATATANRIPLLLLPGDVFATRQPDPVLQQIEQSYDLSISTNDAFRAVSKYWDRITRPEQLMSACINAMRVLTDPAETGAVTLALPQDVQGEAWDYPPEFFVRRVHRLDRRPASAAQLNDAVNAILASRKPLIVCGGGVKYSGAGEALAQFAERYRIPFAETQAGKGTLLSSHPYNVGGVGETGCLAANLLAKEADLVIGVGTRFTDFTTASKWIFQHPGVRFLNINVSNFDAWKLDGIPLLADAREALTALDAALGDTAWQAGWGEQIAAVQSRQMKETHRVYQATFQENGFVPEIDDHLDRKSVYREFRQLTDSTLTQSSVLGLLNEALPEEAVIVAAAGSLPGDLQRVWRTRAPNAYHVEYGYSCMGYEVNAALGVKLAEPQREVYAMVGDGAFMMLHSELITSLQEGAKINVLLFDNMTNGCINNLQMEHGMDSFGTEFRFRSAESGQLNGGLVPVNFAAIAAGYGCKTWRVTTLDELKAALEAAQRETVSTLIDIKVLPKTMVHKYGSWWNVGVAQQALSERIQRVAQQINEKRAQARDY, from the coding sequence ATGGGCAAGCAGAGACTGACAATGGCGCAGGCGCTGGTGAAGTTTCTTGATAACCAGTATCTGGAGGTGGATGGCGAGACCGTCAAATTCGTCAAAGGCATTTTCGCCATTTTCGGCCATGGCAATGTGCTGGGGCTTGGCCAGGCGCTGGAGCAGGAGCGCGGCGAACTGCGCCTCTATCAGGGCCGCAACGAACAGGGGATGGCCCATGCGGCCACCGGTTTCGCCAGACAGTCGCTGCGCCGCCAGATCCTCGCCTGCACCTCGTCGGTCGGCCCCGGTGCCGCCAACATGATAACCGCCGCCGCGACGGCCACTGCCAACCGTATTCCGCTCTTGCTGCTGCCGGGCGATGTCTTTGCCACCCGCCAGCCGGATCCGGTATTGCAGCAGATAGAGCAGAGCTACGATCTTAGCATCAGCACCAACGACGCCTTTCGCGCCGTCAGTAAATACTGGGATCGCATTACGCGCCCGGAACAGCTGATGAGCGCCTGCATTAACGCCATGCGCGTCCTGACCGATCCGGCGGAAACCGGCGCGGTGACGCTGGCGCTGCCGCAGGATGTCCAGGGCGAAGCCTGGGATTATCCGCCGGAATTTTTCGTCCGCCGCGTGCATCGTCTCGACCGTCGTCCGGCAAGCGCCGCGCAGCTAAACGACGCGGTGAATGCGATTCTGGCGAGCCGCAAACCGCTGATTGTCTGCGGCGGTGGGGTGAAGTATTCCGGGGCGGGCGAGGCGCTGGCGCAGTTCGCTGAGCGTTATCGCATTCCGTTCGCCGAGACCCAGGCAGGAAAAGGCACGCTCCTCTCGTCGCACCCGTATAACGTCGGCGGCGTCGGGGAAACCGGCTGTCTTGCAGCGAACCTGCTTGCCAAAGAGGCGGATCTGGTGATCGGCGTCGGGACCCGTTTTACCGATTTCACCACCGCCTCGAAATGGATTTTCCAGCATCCGGGCGTGCGGTTTCTCAACATCAACGTCAGCAATTTCGACGCCTGGAAACTTGACGGTATTCCGCTGCTGGCCGACGCCCGCGAGGCGCTGACGGCGCTTGACGCGGCGCTTGGCGATACCGCGTGGCAGGCGGGCTGGGGCGAGCAGATTGCCGCCGTACAGAGCCGCCAGATGAAAGAGACGCACCGCGTTTATCAGGCCACCTTTCAGGAAAACGGCTTTGTCCCGGAAATAGACGACCATCTCGACCGCAAATCGGTCTATCGGGAGTTTCGTCAACTGACCGACTCGACGCTGACCCAGAGCAGCGTGCTCGGCCTGCTTAATGAGGCATTACCCGAAGAGGCGGTGATCGTCGCGGCGGCGGGCAGCCTGCCGGGCGATCTGCAACGTGTCTGGCGCACCCGCGCGCCCAATGCTTATCACGTCGAGTACGGCTATTCCTGCATGGGGTATGAAGTGAACGCGGCGCTCGGCGTGAAGCTCGCCGAGCCGCAGCGCGAGGTCTACGCGATGGTCGGCGACGGCGCGTTCATGATGCTGCATTCAGAGCTCATCACCTCCTTACAGGAAGGCGCGAAAATCAACGTGCTGCTGTTCGACAACATGACCAACGGCTGTATCAACAATCTGCAAATGGAACACGGCATGGACAGTTTCGGTACCGAATTCCGCTTCCGCTCCGCCGAAAGCGGCCAGTTAAACGGCGGGCTGGTGCCGGTGAACTTCGCCGCCATCGCGGCGGGCTACGGCTGCAAAACCTGGCGCGTCACTACGCTTGATGAACTGAAAGCGGCGCTGGAAGCGGCCCAGCGCGAGACGGTCAGCACCCTTATTGATATCAAAGTGTTGCCCAAAACGATGGTGCACAAATATGGCAGCTGGTGGAACGTCGGCGTGGCGCAGCAGGCGCTGAGCGAACGTATTCAACGGGTGGCGCAACAGATTAACGAAAAACGCGCGCAGGCGCGGGATTACTGA
- a CDS encoding sugar phosphate isomerase/epimerase family protein, with protein sequence MKIAFDVDVIKDLGITNMVRQVAEWGYQYIEQSPHPQINPFYKHPKAGREVIAEYKKALRDTGVALSSFICVYRWSGPDELRRQAAVKNWKRLIEIAIEMDVQVINTELSGDPNQPEICEEMFYRSMEELLPIFEREGLRVEIQAHPWDFCEENNETVDIVKSFRSDNVKYVYSVPHTFFYDKGKGEVEKMLRYAGDDLSHVLIADTMNHTRHCRYIVNPPGVDAAVHQHVGVGEGDVDFQALFSTLRDMGFARQTFKVGGEPIVAASLFGYPEKMKYQAVETRELIERELLGR encoded by the coding sequence ATGAAAATCGCATTTGACGTCGACGTCATTAAAGACCTCGGGATTACGAATATGGTCCGGCAGGTCGCGGAGTGGGGGTATCAATACATTGAGCAGTCGCCGCACCCGCAAATCAACCCGTTTTATAAGCACCCGAAAGCGGGCCGCGAGGTGATTGCCGAGTATAAAAAGGCGCTGCGCGACACCGGCGTTGCGCTTTCTTCCTTTATTTGCGTCTACCGCTGGTCGGGCCCGGACGAGCTGCGGCGTCAGGCGGCGGTGAAAAACTGGAAGCGCCTTATCGAAATCGCTATCGAGATGGATGTGCAGGTGATCAACACCGAGCTTTCCGGCGACCCAAACCAGCCGGAGATCTGCGAGGAGATGTTCTATCGCTCAATGGAGGAACTGCTGCCGATTTTCGAGCGCGAGGGGTTGCGCGTGGAGATCCAGGCGCACCCGTGGGATTTCTGCGAAGAGAACAACGAGACCGTCGATATTGTGAAATCGTTTCGCAGCGATAACGTGAAATATGTCTACAGCGTGCCGCACACCTTCTTTTATGACAAAGGCAAAGGCGAGGTGGAAAAGATGCTGCGCTACGCCGGGGATGACCTGTCGCATGTGCTGATCGCCGACACCATGAACCACACCCGCCACTGTCGCTATATCGTCAACCCGCCGGGCGTCGACGCCGCGGTTCATCAGCATGTCGGCGTAGGGGAGGGCGACGTCGATTTTCAGGCGCTGTTCAGCACGCTGCGCGATATGGGGTTCGCCCGCCAGACTTTTAAGGTCGGCGGCGAGCCGATTGTCGCCGCGTCGCTCTTCGGCTACCCGGAGAAAATGAAATACCAGGCGGTGGAAACCCGTGAACTGATTGAGCGCGAACTGCTGGGCCGTTAA
- a CDS encoding bifunctional 5-dehydro-2-deoxygluconokinase/5-dehydro-2-deoxyphosphogluconate aldolase → MNAAVKRLDVICIGRVAVDLYAQQIGARLEDVATFAKYLGGSSGNVAFGTAIQGLKSAMLARVGDEHNGRFLRETLTRAGVDTEYLITDKQRLTALVMLGIKDQETFPLIFYRDNCADMALTPQDINEDYIASARALAVTGTHLSHPDTRAAVLKALEYARRHGLRTALDIDYRPVLWGLTSPGDGETRYVESEPVTRQLQEVLHLFDLVVGTEEEFHIAGGSTDTLTALKNVRHATNATLVCKRGPMGCVVLEGAVPDGWDAVPLFQGVRVEVLNVLGAGDAFMSGLLRGWLNDEGWEQACRYANACGALVVSRHGCAPAMPTRAELDDYLARADAVPRPDLDDRLNHLHRVTARRQAWPELCIFAFDHRKQLADLACNTGCDEARIPALKQLLLQAAKDAAQETGLEGRSGILADGTYGQRALNAITGQGWWIGRPIELPGSRPLRLEHGDIGSQLASWPLEHVVKCLVFYHPHDPAALREEQDALLLDVWRACQQSGHELLLEVILPENGPDKDRQHYHRMLAHFYQLGIKPDWWKLPPLASHHWQAISALIEQEDPYCRGILLLGLDAPQEQLREGFAEAATHPIIKGFAVGRTIFGQPSRRWMQGELSDEALIREVKNNYLTLIDFWRDARR, encoded by the coding sequence ATGAATGCAGCAGTTAAGCGGCTCGATGTCATTTGTATTGGCCGTGTTGCCGTGGATCTCTACGCGCAGCAAATCGGCGCGAGGCTTGAAGATGTAGCGACCTTCGCCAAATATCTCGGCGGATCGTCAGGCAATGTCGCGTTTGGTACCGCGATCCAGGGGCTAAAATCGGCGATGCTGGCCCGCGTGGGGGATGAACATAATGGACGTTTCCTGCGTGAAACGCTGACACGCGCAGGCGTCGATACCGAATACCTGATAACCGATAAACAACGGCTGACGGCGCTGGTGATGCTCGGCATTAAAGACCAGGAGACGTTTCCGTTAATTTTCTACCGCGATAACTGCGCCGACATGGCGCTGACGCCGCAGGATATCAACGAAGACTATATCGCCTCCGCCCGCGCGCTGGCGGTAACCGGCACGCACCTCTCGCACCCGGACACCCGCGCCGCCGTGCTGAAAGCGCTGGAATACGCGCGCCGCCACGGGCTGCGTACCGCGCTGGATATCGACTACCGTCCGGTTCTGTGGGGCCTGACCTCGCCTGGCGACGGTGAAACGCGTTATGTGGAGTCAGAGCCCGTGACGCGCCAGCTTCAGGAAGTGCTGCATCTTTTCGATCTGGTGGTCGGTACGGAAGAGGAGTTTCATATCGCGGGCGGCAGCACCGACACGCTGACGGCGCTGAAAAACGTCCGCCACGCGACGAACGCCACGCTGGTGTGCAAGCGCGGGCCGATGGGCTGCGTGGTGCTGGAAGGGGCGGTGCCTGACGGCTGGGACGCGGTTCCGCTCTTTCAGGGCGTGCGCGTGGAGGTGCTGAACGTGCTGGGCGCGGGTGATGCGTTTATGTCCGGGCTGCTGCGCGGCTGGCTGAACGACGAAGGCTGGGAGCAGGCCTGCCGCTACGCCAACGCCTGCGGCGCGCTGGTGGTCTCCCGCCACGGCTGCGCACCGGCGATGCCGACCCGTGCTGAACTTGATGACTATCTGGCGCGTGCCGATGCGGTGCCGCGCCCGGATCTCGACGATCGCTTAAACCATCTGCATCGCGTGACCGCCCGCCGTCAGGCCTGGCCGGAGCTGTGCATCTTCGCCTTCGATCATCGCAAACAGCTCGCCGACCTGGCTTGCAACACCGGCTGCGACGAAGCGCGCATCCCGGCGCTGAAACAGCTGCTGCTACAGGCCGCGAAAGACGCGGCGCAGGAGACGGGGCTTGAGGGACGCAGCGGCATTTTGGCCGACGGCACTTACGGCCAGCGCGCGCTGAACGCTATTACCGGCCAGGGCTGGTGGATTGGCCGCCCGATTGAGCTGCCGGGCTCTCGCCCGCTGCGCCTTGAGCATGGCGATATCGGCTCGCAGCTCGCGAGCTGGCCGCTGGAACATGTGGTGAAATGCCTGGTGTTTTACCATCCGCACGATCCGGCCGCGCTTCGCGAAGAACAGGACGCGCTGCTGCTGGATGTGTGGCGCGCCTGTCAGCAGTCGGGGCATGAACTGCTGCTGGAAGTGATTTTGCCGGAGAACGGCCCCGATAAAGACAGGCAGCATTACCACAGGATGTTGGCGCATTTTTATCAGCTCGGCATTAAACCGGACTGGTGGAAACTGCCGCCGCTGGCGAGCCACCACTGGCAGGCCATCAGCGCGCTGATTGAGCAGGAAGATCCGTACTGCCGCGGCATCCTGCTGCTCGGCCTCGACGCGCCGCAGGAGCAGTTGCGCGAAGGGTTCGCTGAAGCGGCAACGCACCCCATCATCAAAGGCTTTGCGGTCGGGCGCACCATTTTTGGTCAGCCGTCGCGCCGCTGGATGCAGGGCGAGCTGAGCGACGAGGCACTGATCCGCGAGGTAAAAAACAATTACCTGACGCTTATCGACTTCTGGCGCGACGCGCGCCGTTAA
- a CDS encoding sugar porter family MFS transporter: MTKEQYLTLNRASGPNSDAPTSPFVKVIALIATLGGLLFGYDTGVISGALLFMGSELHLTPLTTGLITSSLLFGAAFGALLAGHMANAAGRKKIIIYLAVIFAIGAVGTAMAPDVSWMIFFRLVLGVAVGGAAATVPVYIAEIAPANKRGQLVTLQELMIVSGQLLAYISNASFHELWGGESTWRWMLAVATLPAVLLWFGMMFMPDTPRWYAMKGRLAEARRVLDRTRRPEDVDWEMMEIEETLEAQRAQGKPRLRELLTPWLFKLFLIGIGIAVIQQLTGVNTIMYYAPTVLTAVGMSDNGALVATVANGVVSVLMTFVGIWMLGKIGRRTMTMIGQFGCTACLVFIGAISYLLPETVNGQPDALRGYMVLAGMLMFLCFQQGALSPVTWLLLSEIFPTRLRGIFMGGAVFAMWIANFLISLFFPILLAWVGLSGTFFIFAAIGILGATFVIKCVPETRNRSLEQIEHYLHDWLDNSPEGQRRARERRAYRAQMDKARS; this comes from the coding sequence ATGACTAAAGAACAATATCTCACCCTTAACAGAGCATCAGGGCCTAACAGCGATGCGCCGACGTCGCCGTTTGTCAAAGTGATTGCGCTTATCGCCACGCTCGGCGGTCTGCTTTTTGGTTACGACACCGGCGTTATCTCCGGCGCGTTGCTGTTTATGGGCAGCGAACTGCACCTTACCCCGCTTACAACAGGCCTTATCACCAGCTCGCTGCTGTTTGGCGCCGCCTTTGGCGCGCTGCTGGCGGGCCATATGGCGAACGCTGCGGGACGAAAGAAAATCATCATTTATCTGGCAGTCATTTTTGCTATCGGTGCCGTTGGCACGGCGATGGCGCCGGACGTGTCGTGGATGATTTTCTTTCGCCTGGTGCTCGGCGTGGCGGTGGGCGGTGCCGCGGCAACGGTACCGGTCTATATCGCGGAGATAGCGCCCGCTAACAAGCGTGGCCAGCTGGTCACGTTGCAGGAGCTGATGATCGTCTCCGGGCAATTGCTGGCGTATATCTCTAACGCGTCGTTCCACGAGCTGTGGGGCGGCGAGTCCACCTGGCGCTGGATGCTGGCGGTTGCGACGCTGCCCGCCGTGCTGCTGTGGTTTGGCATGATGTTTATGCCTGATACGCCGCGCTGGTACGCCATGAAAGGGCGTCTTGCCGAAGCGCGTCGCGTGCTGGATCGCACCCGTCGCCCCGAGGACGTAGACTGGGAAATGATGGAGATTGAAGAGACGCTCGAAGCCCAGCGCGCGCAGGGCAAACCGCGTCTGCGCGAACTGCTCACCCCGTGGCTGTTTAAACTGTTCCTGATTGGTATCGGCATCGCCGTTATTCAGCAGTTAACCGGCGTGAACACCATTATGTATTACGCGCCGACGGTGCTGACGGCGGTCGGAATGTCCGATAACGGCGCGCTGGTGGCGACCGTCGCCAACGGCGTGGTCTCAGTACTGATGACGTTTGTCGGCATCTGGATGCTCGGTAAAATCGGGCGGCGTACCATGACCATGATTGGTCAGTTCGGCTGTACCGCCTGTCTGGTGTTTATCGGCGCTATCAGTTATCTGCTGCCGGAAACCGTCAACGGCCAGCCGGATGCGCTGCGCGGCTATATGGTGCTGGCGGGAATGCTGATGTTCCTGTGTTTCCAGCAGGGCGCGCTCTCGCCGGTCACCTGGCTGTTGCTCTCGGAGATTTTCCCTACCCGCCTGCGCGGTATCTTTATGGGCGGCGCGGTGTTCGCGATGTGGATAGCCAACTTCCTGATCTCGCTTTTCTTCCCGATCCTGCTCGCCTGGGTCGGGCTCTCCGGCACCTTCTTTATCTTCGCGGCAATCGGCATCCTGGGGGCGACATTTGTTATCAAATGCGTGCCGGAAACCCGCAACCGCAGCCTGGAACAAATTGAGCACTACCTGCACGACTGGCTGGATAACAGCCCTGAAGGCCAGCGCCGCGCCCGCGAACGCCGGGCGTATCGGGCGCAGATGGATAAAGCGCGATCGTAA